Within Porites lutea chromosome 2, jaPorLute2.1, whole genome shotgun sequence, the genomic segment AAAATCCTGGCTCATCGGCACAACAGAATAGACGGCCTTTTGCACGTGGAGTGTTTCCAGGCAAAAACGTCTTCTTCGACCCCAAAGATTTAAAATCGAAGGATAGTAACGAGATAGTTCACAAGCTTAACGAGGGACTGCCTCGTTTAAAGTTCCTTCTTCGATCACAGGACCAGCAGCACAACAACGACGAATTCACCTGTGATCTTACTTCTACTTTAGGGAAGGCCTGCAACGCTCCACCAGGTGAAAATATCAACAGGATTCTAGCCACACTTAAAGGCTCGGCTTTCTTCAATTCAAAAATTCCTTCTTTACTTGATCGCCTTCAAGAGTCAACGGCCTTAAATAGCCAGATATCTCGACAAAGGTTCCTTGAGCATCTCATTGAAATCTTCATGATGTACCTGACACATTTGCCTAGTTCATATGCTGACCTACCTTACGCTCAGTTGAAAGCAGCCTTGGATCAGTCGAgtgttcaaaacaaagaagagcTGCAGACAAGGTTAGATGAATTTAAGCAGGCcagaaatgacgtcatcagaGGAGAAAGACAGAGGCATGGGAAACGCTTTGTTAACAGGGCAGGGGAAAAGCCACCAAACGATTTTAGAGACATGCCAATTTGTCCCGAGACCAAAGAAATCACAACTCAAGAACGACCATTCTTACGTAAGAACATTTCAAAGGGTAGGTACGACAACGCCGAACACTACCTTGATGTTCAATTTCGGCTACTTCGAGAGGACTTTCTTGAGCCACTAAGAGAAGGTATTCGTGAAATTGTCCTCAATATACCAAGACATCAACGCAAACAATTGATGAAAAACTACCGCAGCGTAGGAATTGTAGGAAAGGAGTTCACGTGGTCTGGGATAACTCATCAAGCCCAAATCGATGTTTCTGGCTTAGATACCAGCAGGTGGGCACATTCCAAAAGACTCTTATATGGTTCATTCCTCTGTCTTTCAAAAGACAACTTTAAAACAATGCTTTTCGCGACGGTTTGTGATCGCGATCCAATGAAAGTAAAGAAAGGACGAATTGACGTCCGATTTATCGAAAATCAAGACGTTTTTGGCATCGAAAGACGCAACTGCGTTTACCAAATGGTGGAGTCCCCCGCCTATTTCGAAGCCTACCGGTACGTTCTTAAAGGGTTACAGGAATTAGACGAAACAACCTTGCCATTTAAAAAGTATCTGGTCGAGTGCAGTGGAGAAGTTGACCCACCAGAATATCTAAGGCGCGATGAGGGTGAAGAGCCAGTTTATTACGACCTTGGCGAAGCTCTTCATATGCTACATTTATCGAACACCACACCAGTTGTACCTGTTCTGAAGCCTGAAGCTTGGCCCTCCGTTGAAGGACTTCCTCTCAACAAATCGCAACTCGAAGCGTTAAAGACAGCAATTACAACCGAATTTTCTGTTATCCAGGGTCCACCAGGGACAGGAAAAACTTACGTTGGTGCCAAAATTGTGCGTTGCTTGCTCGATAACCGAAGTACTTGGGATCCTCGTCTGGCCTCACCGATGCTGATGGTTTGTTACACAAACCATGCGCTTGATCAGTTCTTGGAAAAGGTGCTAGAATTTTTACCTAGCCGAAAAATTATTCGTGTCGGAGGAAGGTGCAAGAGCGATAAACTTGAACACTGCAACCTGAAAAAGTTTACTTACAGATACAGGCTGCACAGCAAACGTGAAGAAGTGAAAGAGAAGTTGCTgcaaaatgacaaagaaatgaaaatgtcGCAGCAACAGCTGGCAAAGGCAGACAAACAACTTTTGGAGTTCGAGGACGTGGAACAACTAATAAATCCAGCACATTTACAGCAGCTGTGTAATGCTAAGTTTCCATCCAAGATAGCAAACGAGAGTCGCATTCCgagcaacactttcaaattgtGGCTATGCAACAACAAAGAGATGGCTTGCAATCAAACGGCAAAGTCACCAACCCTTGAAAAACgtgttgaaaatgaagaaaacgaATTGTCTTATGACGCAACGATGTTCCCAGAACCACAAGATGAAAGTGAAAGATTTTTTGGAGAACCTTTAGAAGCTGTTAATGTATCAAATGACCCAACTAAACCCGATCTTAAGCAGAAGATGAGCAAATCAGAAACTTTAGAACCTTCAGCAGAAGGTAATGTAACGAATGACGTAGCTAAACCCGACCTTCAGCAAAAGGTGAACACCTCAGAGCAGAAAACGTTAACCAAAAACTTGTACGAGAGTGGATTACCAAGTGATTTGTCAGACGAACAAAGAAGTACCTTCCTGGGGGAACAGTTGGAATTCAGCCCCTCAAAAGATGTTTCGCAATTAAACCACAGTAGCTTGGAACATACAGCGTCAATAGAAGGTGCTGATTTCACTCAAGGGACCGAAAACACAGAAGTAGAAGGCAAACCTAGTGATGAAAATGTTGCTGAAAAACGAGAGGCGGATGAAGAGACTATTGCAATAGAGAGGGAAGCGGATTTGATACAGCAACAAAGATGGATACAAGGTGATGAAGATCTCCTACTACCTATATCAAAAGAGACAGGTGAAGAAataagtgaaaaacaaaataaacgaGGGACAAATGAAGAAAATGACATTGACGCCGAATGGACACTTGTCACGCATAAGAAAAAAGGCCAGTCACATTTCTGGATGGCAAACGACGAGGAAAATTTTACGGAGGACGGCAAATTGAATGATGAGGAAACGGGAGGATCAATGTcttcaaagaaaagaaagaaaagaaagaagaaaaagaaaaaagcaaaagtcCAAATCACTGAGGACATTGACTCTATAAAAAAAGACCTGAAAAACATAGAAATGATGTCTACCGAGGAAGTGATGGGCGTTCAAAACATCTGGAATATGTCACAATCAGATCGACTTCGACTATACCTCTTCTGGATTGAAAACTACCGTGAACACTACAGGGTAGAAATTCACCAAGCTGAACGGGGATATGAACAGCTTTGCGAAGAATTAAAGGAAGTCCAATTTGAGGAGGACGAACAAGTCATCCGTCAAGCGACCGTTGTTGGAATGACAACCAGTGGGGCGGCGAGATATCACTCAGTTCTTCAAAGGATAGCTCCTAAAATCGTTGTTATCGAAGAAGCTGCCGAGGTGATGGAAGCCCATATTATCACTTCTCTTTCGCACAATACCAAACACACAATTCTCATTGGAGATCACAAACAACTCCGCCCCAAAGCGACTGTTTATGAATTGGCCCAGAAGTACAACTTGGAAGTCTCACTCTTCGAGCGAATGGTATTGAACAGCATGGATTGCAAACGCCTATCTATACAGCATCGCATGCGTCCTGAGATTGCCACACTTACAAAAAGAATCTATGATCATGAAATTGTAGATCACGATTCCGTTTGCGATTTTCCAGCAATATCTGGCCTTTGCCACAATCTCTTCTTCATTGATCACTGCCAACCCGAGAAACTAATAGGAGGCTTACAAAGTTACTCTAACAATCACGAGGCTGAATTCTTAGTGGCCCTTTGCGAATACCTTCTACGTCAAGGATACGAACGAAAGCAGATCACAATTCTAACCATGTATACAGGTCAGTTGCTGCTTCTTCAAGATAAAATGCCACGACGAGCTTTCGAAGGAGTTAAAGTGTGTGCAGTTGACAACTTTCAAGGTGAAGAAAACGACATCATTCTTTTGTCGTTAGTAAGAAGCAACTCAGAGGGTCGCATCGGCTTTTTAGGTGAGTCCAACAGAATCTGTGTCGCGTTGTCACGTGCCCGCCAAGGCTTTTACTGCATTGGAAACTTCAATCTACTGAAAAGTCATTGCAAGCTGTGGAAAGAGATCTGTGATGATTTAAAGACAAAAGAAGCCATTGGTGACAATCTACAGCTAATTTGCAAGAGACACAAAAATGTAACGAATATAAGGTGGGCACGAGAGTTAAAACAGTGCGAACTTGGAGGATGTACAATGCCATGTGGAGACCGCTTAGAATGTGGCCATGCGTGCGACAAGCTATGTCACGTCTCGGACGTTTACCACGCGGTGGGCCGTTGCTTAAAAGTGTGCTTCAATTCATGTTCCGGTGGTCACAAATGTCACAACAAGTGTCATTACCCAAGAGAGTGTCCCAAGTGCTCCGTTCTTGTGCGAAAGACACCTGCCTGTGGTCACGAACAATCGTTAAGGTGTAGCATTGACCCATATGACGTCTCGTCTGGATTCAAATGCGAGAGGAAGGTCGTAAAAATTCTCCCGTGCGGACACAACAATCTTCTGAAATGTTACAAAGATCCCATCATTTACAGGGACTGCACCAACAGCTGTACGAAAGTTTTGGACTGCGGCCACACTTGCTCTGAGAGATGTACGCAGGAATGCCAGTGTGGCACCGAGATAGAAATTCAATTGCCATGTAACCACAGGAAACAAGTGTTGTGCCGACAAAAAAACAATCCAATCGATTGTAACGAAAAGTGCGAACGAGCTTTGAATTGTGGGCACGCATGCCCTGGAATCTGCAATGAGGAATGTGCAACGAAGCTATGCAAGATCGAGGTTTTGAAAGACCTTCCATGTGGCCACCAACAAATTGTTCCTTGCTCCCAAGATCCCCAAACCGTATTTTGTTATTCTGCATGTCAACGACTTCTGAATTGTGGTCACAAGTGTCCTTCGCTCTGTGGCCGTTTGTGTCTGGAAATTCGGTGTAAAGAGTTGTGTCAAAAGAGATGCCAAAGAGACCACCCCTGTCAAAAGCAGTGCCACTACGGTTCATCTTGTGGTGAGTGCACGGTGCCAGTAAATGCAATGATTACCACATGTGGTCACATGGTTAAGGTGTCCTGTTTCATTAACCAAGCTACACTGATATGCGAACAGTCATGTGAAAGATTAAGAAGCTGCGGCCACCCCTGCAACGAAATATGCGGCAAAGACTGTGAAACTCGACCATGTCAGATACCTGTAACCAGAATATTATCATGTAGGCATGTTGTGGCTCTTGCTTGTCACAAAAGTACTGAAACGTTCATTTGCAAAACTAAAGTTGACGTCCTTTTGCCATGTGGACATAAAGCCTCGTTGGAATGTCATGTCGTAAAAGCAGGGTTAAATGATGTTTTGTGTATGGAAAAAGTAGTAAAAGAGTTGCGTTGCGGCCATAAAGCCACCCTTCCATGCTACACAAGCGCCGCCCATTACTGCTGCCAAATAAAGGTGGAAATCACGCTTTCTTGCGGACACAAGAAGCTTACAACATGCTCTGGAAAGGAAGAACAATTTCAGAGTGGGAGATGTAACACAAAGGTGAAAAGACGACTACCTTGTGGTCATGAAAAGGAGATGCACTGTTCAGATAAAGCAGAAAAGATATTCTGCGGTGCACCGTGCGAACGAATTCTTCCATGCAAACACCCATGCGGAAACAGATGTGGTGATGACTGCGCAAGCTTCAGATGTGCTGTCAGGGTTAAAAAGGCTTTGCGTTGTGGACAACATGATGTCGGTTGCCTTTGTTCAGAAGACGTTTCCCAACGTGTTTGTTCAAAACCGTGCAAGCGAAGGTTGTCTTGTGGCCACCAGTGTCCTGGAAAATGCTTTGAGATATGCAGTGAATACAAGTGCCAAACGTTGGTTGTAAAGAAATTACCTTGTGCCGGAAACCACtctttgaaaatgttttgtaaAGACGACCCAAATACCGTGGCATGTCGAGAGCGTTGTGATCGCAAACTGGACTGTGGTCATCCATGCCCTGGAGTTTGTAGTCAAGCCTGTGGAGCAATCATGTGTAGACGTAAGGTGGTGGAGGAGTATGGTTGTGGGCATAAACAACAAGtaccttgttttgaaagtaaAACTTCTATCTGCAAAGCACCTTGTCCACGTCGAAAAGGATGCACACACAAGTGTAAGGGGTTCTGCGGGGAGCCCTGTTCCAAATATCCCTGCCAAGTTCCTTTGGTTAAGACCTTGCCGTGTGGTCACAAGGTTAAGATGCCTTGTAGCTTCTCTGTTGATGATGTACAATGTCCTGCTTCTTGTCAAGCTCAGCTGCCGTGCGGTCACGAATGCACTGGAACTTGTGGGGAGTGCAAGCAAAGGGGATCACATGAAATATGCCAAAATCCGTGTAACCGAGTGCTCGTTTGTTCACACCGTTGTCAAGCAACGTGCGGCAGGCCATGCCCACCTTGTGTTAGAAAATGCAGTCGACGTTGCCCTCACAGTAAATGCCCCAAACAGTGTTTACAACCATGCAGACCATGCATAAAACCATGTACTTGGATTTGCCCCCATTACCAGTGCAATAATCCATGCGGAGAGGAATGCGATCGCCCTCGATGTGATGCCCCTTGCCCCAAGAAGCTTCCTTGTCGCCACCCGTGCATTGGTCTGTGTGGAGAAAACTGTCCCACTGTGTGCGCTATTTGCCACTCTAAAAAGCTCTCGTCCATGATTGGTCaaggaaattttaaagcaacagaagcTACAAGATATCTGCAGCTTTTAGATTGTGGTCATATTGTAAAGGTTCAAGAGATGGACGAATGGATGCTGCAAGATATGGGAGGTGATGTCAATCAAATTCGGTGTCCTAGATGCTCTATTCCGATTACCTTCAGTTATCGGTATGGAAATATCGTGAAGTGGACCCTGAGAAACATGGAAAATGTTAAGGATCAAATACGTGAAATTGGAAATGAAACCACCAGGTTTACCAGAGAGCTTCTTAGAAAATTGCGTCACCCCCCAAAAGGAATTCTGACTGTAGCTGGCAAACTGTCAGGACGTCCAGGCTCAACGGGGTTGTATAACGTACAAATGCACCACATTCCCTTTGTTTTTACTCTGAGAAACAGCCTTCTTATCATCCATCAAATTGAGAGGGCGTATCTCATTTTACAAGCagttgaaaaatgtcaaaatcaGCTGCAGGTAACGGATCACTCAAGAATCATCAAAGATGCTTTAGAAAAGATCTCAGATTACCTAACGACCCCTCAGTTTGATTTGGCAACGTTGAGCCAATTGTATGAACATACAAGAACGTTTACCCTTTACTCGTCGATTTTGGAAGCTCAATGCCAAGTAATCACTTACCGCGGATCTTTTTCCAGCATTGGGGTATCACGTTTAAAAAGTGCTCAAGAAAAGTTCGAATTATTTATGCAAGGGAACAGTGAGGTCCTACAAAACGAATGGCTGGAAAAAATTGCAGCTTCTTTGAGGAACGACGTCGACCTTCCACCCCCTCCAACAGAGGAGCCCAAAGAATTCAAGAATTTCCCAGGCTATAATACCAGGGTGTGGAAATTGTGCAAACAACACGGTCAGGTGTATCTCACCACATCATTTATGCGCGAAGGAGAGGAAGTGATAGAGGTAAGTGGTTGCAGACAATGCGATGGCATAGATGACAGTGACGGAAATACTGGATAGAAGGCAGAGAACTGGAAAGTCATCATATCGGAGAACATTCTCATCAACAAACTTAACACAGCTTTTACATCTAAAATTTGAACCAGTGGTACCAAACTGATTATTCAAGCCATCGAAAGACTCTACCAACCTAAACCATTTATGATTTAACCGGTTACAACTCAGTCTTGTATTGTCTTAACAAATTACCCTATTGCATGAgaaatttaacttttttaattcaaagaaaagtacCAAAGCAATAGTAACAAAATGAATTACCAAAGCCATACATTTACTACAAAATAAGCAGACAAATCCAAAAAGGCAAGCTGAGAGTAACAAGCAATAGTATAACAATTAATTATATCCGGGCGGTTCAGAGGTGATaaggatttaaaaagaaataacacaGGGTGGTTGCTACTTTATCCTTATTCGTGAACGAGCGAAACGATGGTTATTAAATAATTCAGCAGGTTGATCCTATTGCTTCTAGAATTAAACTTCCAACATTAGTTTAGTAGTAGCTTTCGCGTCGATTACAAAACGCACGCCGGAAATcaaatggctaaaaaatgaaaacgcaGTTTCTTTGAGGAACGAAGTCGACATCTAAAATTGGAACGAACAGTACCTGATTGAACTAGAATTGAACTTCCACTTATGCAGTATGGTTGTAGCTTTCGCCTTGATTGCGAAAGACACTCAGCTGTCAGTTTACTATTACCATAAAAGGTCCAAAGGAGGACATTATTGTGCTGCCTTATTGTTCGCACCATGTACGGGAAtcttgcttgtggaatctgcaATTCGGGAAATTTTGCTCTTGGAATCCGTGATCCTGGGCTTTTGGAATCCacaatacagctcaaggaatccggaatcccactaacgactggaatccagaattcttGTTCCACACTAACAAAGACTGGCATCCAGTACCTtagtggaatccggaatccatggcgtgCAATCTAGAATCCAGGagtgtcttggattcccttacatgggccGAGGATATTGTTCATTGATATTTTCAACATGTGTTCAAGATTCTATTTTGGATAGGAATTAAGTTTAAGTATTTAATTTTAGCTAAATTTGAGTGGTAAAGTAAGCCTAGTATATGATTGTTCCGTGTAAACAGTGAATCATTACTCCACGTCAGAATTACTGAAATATGCTTGGTTTAAAACGGCATACAACGACCaacaaaacgtttttattacCACAGGGCACACAATTTCAACTCTTGCGTGTACCGtctagcttgcgtagcaggcgcttggaagtattGAGCGCAAGGAAGAAcagggcgcgcgagggagacacgcgtgtctctCTCGCGTGCCTCGTCCTTTCCTGCGCCGTTACTTCTAAGTGCCTACTACGCAGGTTAGTGTACCTCTGTAAGTGAAAAGGCAATGAATATAGAAGATTTAGACTCTAAAGGCAATCAATttatagtttttgttgtttcccATGATAGAAAAAGGTGGATAATAACAGCTTATATACATGGCTTCCTTACGAAAAAAGAATGTTTCAAAGTTGATtacgttttaaaaatttttctcgCACTTTTATGGAGGCTAAAGAACTAGAACCCATAAGTGAATGGCGAAATGGATTTCGCATTgagtgattttgtttttagtacTTGCCTCATCCTGTTCTCTGTTTCTGTAGAGATGTACACATTGTACACAGTATTCAGATGTATCTGTCGCTGAACTGAGCACCGAGTAATTACGGTTGGATGTACCATGTGATACCTGTTATAATAAAGTTCAGATACATAACAAGCGctccgattggttgaaaacacGTGCCTTATGAGTGTATAAAACACGGAGCTAAAGCTGTCAAGCCATCTGCGaatagtttcttttaaaaaaataaagcaatgcGTGGGGAATTCAACGGATTCTTTATCATAAAATAaaagccttgactgtgctctgttctgttgtaacaGGGTGGCAAAAGGGGGGGTACCTATTATGCACCACGTCGTTTTTTTAAGTTATCACGCATCACCGAAAAATagtaaaaactgataaaatactTCTAACTACATTAAAAGGAATCCTATTACCATTTGATCTTAGGAAATCAGAGGACGAGGAACGAGAAAAAGGGGCAAAACGTTGGTGTCATAACTATTATCTCTTATTATCTATTATCTATTACCTTCTATTTTCTTGAGTGTCGATAATGGAGACTCGATTGaatgtttgtttcttgtttctgcctttgtttctttgtttgttttccctttctttgtttgttgattACCGTAAAATtacgaaaataagccccgggggttatatttttcaaaggccctttttgaggggcttatttttggagaggcttatattcggaggggcttatgtacggagggaaatttgcgctttgttttactttgtattcgagggaaaattccaagtacaagcctccCGGGGACTTATATTAgtggcgatttaacggagggtttttgcgttacgatttttgggggcttatatttggaggggctcattttcggaattttacggtaatttgttgatttt encodes:
- the LOC140927530 gene encoding uncharacterized protein codes for the protein MPSNKGKWKKAFDNRNRDSKENEEPWKQAQGGNENPATSQGACGTSANANRGNKGRGRGAPLGRGKEQVTSSKGRGKYSDKTNQAQRPGKPGPGNKNPGSSAQQNRRPFARGVFPGKNVFFDPKDLKSKDSNEIVHKLNEGLPRLKFLLRSQDQQHNNDEFTCDLTSTLGKACNAPPGENINRILATLKGSAFFNSKIPSLLDRLQESTALNSQISRQRFLEHLIEIFMMYLTHLPSSYADLPYAQLKAALDQSSVQNKEELQTRLDEFKQARNDVIRGERQRHGKRFVNRAGEKPPNDFRDMPICPETKEITTQERPFLRKNISKGRYDNAEHYLDVQFRLLREDFLEPLREGIREIVLNIPRHQRKQLMKNYRSVGIVGKEFTWSGITHQAQIDVSGLDTSRWAHSKRLLYGSFLCLSKDNFKTMLFATVCDRDPMKVKKGRIDVRFIENQDVFGIERRNCVYQMVESPAYFEAYRYVLKGLQELDETTLPFKKYLVECSGEVDPPEYLRRDEGEEPVYYDLGEALHMLHLSNTTPVVPVLKPEAWPSVEGLPLNKSQLEALKTAITTEFSVIQGPPGTGKTYVGAKIVRCLLDNRSTWDPRLASPMLMVCYTNHALDQFLEKVLEFLPSRKIIRVGGRCKSDKLEHCNLKKFTYRYRLHSKREEVKEKLLQNDKEMKMSQQQLAKADKQLLEFEDVEQLINPAHLQQLCNAKFPSKIANESRIPSNTFKLWLCNNKEMACNQTAKSPTLEKRVENEENELSYDATMFPEPQDESERFFGEPLEAVNVSNDPTKPDLKQKMSKSETLEPSAEGNVTNDVAKPDLQQKVNTSEQKTLTKNLYESGLPSDLSDEQRSTFLGEQLEFSPSKDVSQLNHSSLEHTASIEGADFTQGTENTEVEGKPSDENVAEKREADEETIAIEREADLIQQQRWIQGDEDLLLPISKETGEEISEKQNKRGTNEENDIDAEWTLVTHKKKGQSHFWMANDEENFTEDGKLNDEETGGSMSSKKRKKRKKKKKKAKVQITEDIDSIKKDLKNIEMMSTEEVMGVQNIWNMSQSDRLRLYLFWIENYREHYRVEIHQAERGYEQLCEELKEVQFEEDEQVIRQATVVGMTTSGAARYHSVLQRIAPKIVVIEEAAEVMEAHIITSLSHNTKHTILIGDHKQLRPKATVYELAQKYNLEVSLFERMVLNSMDCKRLSIQHRMRPEIATLTKRIYDHEIVDHDSVCDFPAISGLCHNLFFIDHCQPEKLIGGLQSYSNNHEAEFLVALCEYLLRQGYERKQITILTMYTGQLLLLQDKMPRRAFEGVKVCAVDNFQGEENDIILLSLVRSNSEGRIGFLGESNRICVALSRARQGFYCIGNFNLLKSHCKLWKEICDDLKTKEAIGDNLQLICKRHKNVTNIRWARELKQCELGGCTMPCGDRLECGHACDKLCHVSDVYHAVGRCLKVCFNSCSGGHKCHNKCHYPRECPKCSVLVRKTPACGHEQSLRCSIDPYDVSSGFKCERKVVKILPCGHNNLLKCYKDPIIYRDCTNSCTKVLDCGHTCSERCTQECQCGTEIEIQLPCNHRKQVLCRQKNNPIDCNEKCERALNCGHACPGICNEECATKLCKIEVLKDLPCGHQQIVPCSQDPQTVFCYSACQRLLNCGHKCPSLCGRLCLEIRCKELCQKRCQRDHPCQKQCHYGSSCGECTVPVNAMITTCGHMVKVSCFINQATLICEQSCERLRSCGHPCNEICGKDCETRPCQIPVTRILSCRHVVALACHKSTETFICKTKVDVLLPCGHKASLECHVVKAGLNDVLCMEKVVKELRCGHKATLPCYTSAAHYCCQIKVEITLSCGHKKLTTCSGKEEQFQSGRCNTKVKRRLPCGHEKEMHCSDKAEKIFCGAPCERILPCKHPCGNRCGDDCASFRCAVRVKKALRCGQHDVGCLCSEDVSQRVCSKPCKRRLSCGHQCPGKCFEICSEYKCQTLVVKKLPCAGNHSLKMFCKDDPNTVACRERCDRKLDCGHPCPGVCSQACGAIMCRRKVVEEYGCGHKQQVPCFESKTSICKAPCPRRKGCTHKCKGFCGEPCSKYPCQVPLVKTLPCGHKVKMPCSFSVDDVQCPASCQAQLPCGHECTGTCGECKQRGSHEICQNPCNRVLVCSHRCQATCGRPCPPCVRKCSRRCPHSKCPKQCLQPCRPCIKPCTWICPHYQCNNPCGEECDRPRCDAPCPKKLPCRHPCIGLCGENCPTVCAICHSKKLSSMIGQGNFKATEATRYLQLLDCGHIVKVQEMDEWMLQDMGGDVNQIRCPRCSIPITFSYRYGNIVKWTLRNMENVKDQIREIGNETTRFTRELLRKLRHPPKGILTVAGKLSGRPGSTGLYNVQMHHIPFVFTLRNSLLIIHQIERAYLILQAVEKCQNQLQVTDHSRIIKDALEKISDYLTTPQFDLATLSQLYEHTRTFTLYSSILEAQCQVITYRGSFSSIGVSRLKSAQEKFELFMQGNSEVLQNEWLEKIAASLRNDVDLPPPPTEEPKEFKNFPGYNTRVWKLCKQHGQVYLTTSFMREGEEVIEVSGCRQCDGIDDSDGNTG